One Gemmatimonadota bacterium genomic window, ACCACCGAATGCGCCGTCACGAACAGCTGTCACTGGACCGCCCTTGGATCGAGCACAGACACGCTAGCGAACTGGCGAAGATGAGCCAGATCCTGGATAGCCATCCTGACATGGCGGAGCTGATCGAGCAAGACCTGGTGCGTGGCGTGTGCCATCCGGAGCGGGGCGCGCGCGGTATGAGTGGGGACCAGGTGTTGCGCGCTCTCGTGCTCAAGCAGATGAACGAGTTCAGCTACGAGCTGCTGTCGTACCATTTGGCGGACTCGGCGAGTTACCGGACGTTCTGTCGCCTCGGCGCACTGGGTTCGACACCCTCACGTTCAGCGTTGGCGGAGAACCTGAAGAAGGTACGGCCCGAGACGCTGGAGCGGATCCAGAGGATCGTGCTGCGGCATGCAGCCGAGAGCGGCGTGGAACGGGGCCGCAAGGTACGCATCGACGCCACGGTGGTGGAGGCGAACATCCACGCGCCGACGGACTCGAACCTGCTGTGGGACGGGGTGCGTGTGCTGACGCGGCTGCTGAAGCGAGCGGGTAAGCGCTTCGGGTTCGGGCTTTGGGCAGACCACAGGCGGCGAGCGAAGCGGCGCATGCTGGCGATCGAGAACACGGGGAGCAAGCGCAAGCGGGGGGATGCGTACCGGGACCTGCTCAAGGTGAGTCACAAGGTGGTAGGCTATGCCCAGCGGGCAGCCAACTACCTGTGTGTTCAGCACTTGGGAGACTCTGAGGCGCAGGAGTTGGCGAGTGAGCTCACCCATTACGTGGAGCTGCTACTGCGCGTGATCGATCAGACCGAGCGAACGAGCTTGAACACTTCGATCATGGAGGGATCGCGTCCGATGAGCTGCGGCTCGGCGCCCGTTTCGGCGACTCCTGACGGGTCCGTGGTGTCCCGACCTCGCTTCCTCCCTCCTTCAGTGGATTCGAGGTCGGCGAGGACGCGCCGGAGCGTGCTCCGGAGCTGGGTGAGGTCGAGGGGTTTGATCAGGAATTCGACCGCTCCGTCACGCATGGCCGCGGCCACTGTAGGGAGATCCTCATACGCGGTCATCAGGATCACGCTGGGCCTACGGTCGCGTTCCTTGAGAACCCGGAGAAACTCGAGCCCACTCATGCCGGGCATCCGGACATCTGAGAGCACGACGTCCGCCTCGCTCTCACTCAAGGCCTCAAGTGCCGCTTCTCCGGAAGCGGCGGTGCGGACACTCAGGGTTTCCGACTCCAGCGCTTCCGAAAGCACGGTCCGGATCTGATCGTCGTCGTCGACGATGAGGAGTTGATGAGACACGAGTACAGCGTAAGTGCTACCGACCCCACGTCAAGCAAGCGCTGGCGTAGCTCGCAAGCGCTGGCGTAGCTCGGCGGTCCAGTCGCGCAGCGCTTCGGGAGTGTGGAGCTATAAGGTCGGCGCGCTCTGCCATGGTCGAGCGGGCGAGCCGCCCTTGCTGCGCCAAGGCCGCAGCGCCCATCTTCGCCGGCCATGAGCGATAACGCCCCGCCGAGATCTCACTTCCTCCCCCGCACTCGTGATGGTCGGACCGCCACCGTCGCGTTCTTGGTGCTCTTTCTGCTCGCGATGCCCCCCATGACCCACACCGTGCTGAACCGCGCGGACCCGTGGATCTTCGGGCTGCCCTTCTTCTACGTCGCGCTGTTGGCGGTGTACACGGCGTTGATCTTGGTGCTCATCTGGGCGTTCCGCCGTGGCGTCTAGCGTAGGGTCCAGCTGATGGAAGCATGGGTCGTCGCAACGGGGATGATCGTTCTATACCTCGCGCTGACGATCGTGCTCGGTATCGTCGCGAACCGGCGCATGACCGGGGACATGGAGGACTTTCTGCTCTACGGGCGGAAGGCGGGCTTCGTCGTCCTCTATCTGACGGTCGTCGCGTCCTTCCACTCCTCGTTCGCGTTCCTCGGCTCCGGTGGCTTCTTCTACACGCACGGCGTCGGCTTTTGGGCGGCGGGAACCTGGACGCTGCTGGTAGGGGCGATCACGTACGTGATCGGCACGCGCATCTGGGCGTTGGGCAAGGCGTTCGGATATATGACGCCAGCCGACATGCTGGCCGACTTCTACGAGTCCGATGCCGTGCGCGTCACGGTTGCCGTCGTTTCGGTGGTCTTCACGATCCTTTACATCCAGGTCCAGGCGCAGGGGCTCGGCTACATCATAAACGTGGCGTCCGGAGACCGGATCAGCTTCGAAGCCGGCACACTCGTCCTGCTGATCGTTGCGGCGGTGTACCTGATGGCCGGTGGGCTCAGGGCGGTCTATTGGACCGACGTGCTGCAGGGGATCTGGATGTACGTCGCGATCTGGGTGGGGGCGCTCGTGCTCTCCTACGAGCTCTTCGGGGGTCCGCTGGAACTGTGGCGGGCCGTCTCGGAACAGCGGCCCGACCTGCTCTCGCTCCCGGGACCGAAGGGCTTCTTCACCCCGGGCATGTGGATCGGGATGACGATCACGCTTTCGTTCGGCATCGTCTTCCAGCCGCACATGATGATCCGGTACTACACGGCGATCGACGGGAAGACGATCAAGCTGCTCGGTGCCACGACGCCCATCTATCTGATGACGCTGTACATACCGGCTGCGATGGTCGGGTTGGGCGGCGCGCTCGTCATGCCCGGCCTCGAGGGTGCGGAGGCGGACCGGATCTTTCCGGAGCTGCTCTTCGCCTACACGAATCCGTGGCTGACCGGCGCGATTCTCGCGGGAGCGACCGCGGCGGCGATGTCGACGCTCGACTCGATTCTGCACGCGAACATGACGGTGCTCACGCGGGACGTGTACCAGCGCTTCATCCGGCCGAACGAGAGCCAGGGCCACTACATCAACGTGGGTCGCGCCATCGTGGTCGGACTGCTGGTGATCGGCTACCTGCTTTCGGTGGGTACGTTCGACTATCTGGTCGTGCTCGTCACGCTTTCGGGAGCGGGGGCGCTGCAGCTGATGCCGGCGATTCTGGGCGTGTGTTTCCCTGGCGGGCGCACGCTGACCCGTGCGGGCGTCGTCGCGGGAATCGCGGCCGGGCTCGTCACGTTGTATGTCACACTCGTGGTATCACCGCATCCGCTCGGCATGCACGGCGGGCTCTGGGGTCTGCTGGTGAACACCGCCGTCGCGTTGAACGTGTCGGCCTATACTACGCCGCCCTCGGCGGAAACCATAGAACGCGTCCACGGTGAAGTGGAGCGTTTTGTCTACGGAACGGAGGAATGAGAATGCTCGGGAAGACAGCTCGCGGCGGCCTGTTGGCATGGGTAGTCACACTCATGCTGGCGATGTCCATGCCGGCACTCGCGCAGCAACAGTCTGCGCCGCCAGAGGTGGGACCGGAGAACGGCTCGTTGGTGATCGTGGGCGGCGCGCTCCGCTCTCCAGAGATCTATCGGCGCTTCATCGAGCTCGCAGGTGGGCCCGATGCTCACATTGTCATGATCCCTACGGCCGGCGGCGCCGCGGAGTACGACCAGTACTACCAGGGTCTGAACCGTTGGCGCGAGAACGGCGCGCGCAACATGACCGTGCTGCATACCACGGATCGCTCGGTTGCCGACAGCGATGACTTCGTCGCGCCGCTCAAGACCGCCGACGCGGTCTACTTCTTCGGAGGTCGGCAGTGGCACCTGGTCGATGCCTACGCCGGCACGAAGACCGAAGATGAGATCCGAAAGGTTCTCGATCGAGGGGGAGTGATTGGCGGGTCATCCGCCGGAGCGTCGATCCAGGGCTCCTTTCTGGTCCGGGGCGATACCCGCACCAATACCATAATGATGGGTGACCATCAGGTAGGCTTCGGCTATCTGCGCAACGTGGGAATCGACCAGCACGTGCTCAAGCGGAACCGTCAGTTCGACATGATCGAAGTCATCGAGGCGCACCCTGAGCTGCTCGGCATCGGGCTCGATGAGAACACGGCGATCGTCGTACAAGGCGACAATTTCCAGGTCATCGGCGAGTCGTACGCGATCATCTACGACAGCGGGGCGACCACGGGTACAGACGGGAAGTTCTACTTTCTGGCACCGGGTGATCGCTTCAACCTGGCGACGCGGCAAGCGACGCGGGCCGCGACGACGCAGCGTGCCATCGACAATGTCGAGAAGAAGCCGTGGGGAGGCGGCCGCTGACGGGGCCGTGACGTGTCCCAGCCGGATTCGGATCGGATCGGGGCCTCAGTGCTCGACCTCAGACGCGCGCGCTCCCTGGCTACTCGTGGCCTCGGGCTCGCGGTGCTCGCGTATGGTGTGGCAACCCTAATGGCGGCGGGCTTCGTGGACCGTCTCATCTTCTTCCCTCCCGCGCCGTCCTATGATGAGGGCACGCAGGGGCTGGTTCGGCTCGAGAGCGCGACAGGAGACGAGATTGCGGCGTTCCACCTGAAGACCCCCGGAGCAGCCATCACCGTCTTGTTCGCGCATGGCAACGCGGAGGACCTTGGAGACGGCTTCAGCCACGCCGAGCGATACGCAGAGCTCGGGATCTCCGTCCTCTCCTTCGACTACCCGGGCTACGGCCTCAGCACGGGGAAGCCGACCGAAGAGGGCACATACGCCGCCGCGGACGCCGCCTACCGCTACCTGCGCGAGCAGCTGCACCTCGACGCGGCGGCGATCGTCGCACATGGGCGCTCGCTGGGGGGCAGCGTGATGATCGACCTCGCAAGCCGAGTGCCGGTTGGCGGGCTGATCATCGAGAGCTCGTTCGTGTCAGTGTATCGGGTCGTCACTCGTGCCCGACTTCTGCCCGTCGATCAGTTCGAGAGCCTCGCCAAGCTGGATGACGTGACCGCGCCCGTGTTGGTCGTGCATGGGCAACGGGACGAAGTGATCGCGCCGTGGCACGGGCGGCGACTCTTCGAGGCCCTGCCAGCGCATCGGCGCTCGTCACTGTGGGTCGAGGACGCGGGACACAACGATCTAGCCGAGGTTGCCGGCCAGTCGTACTGGGACGCGCTCTCGACGTTTGCCGCCGGCGTCGAAGACGCCTTGCCAGCCGGCGCATGAGTCCCCAAGTCATCCGAGCGCTAGAGAAGTTCGGAGCTTCCCGAGAGAGGTCCTCATGCTGGTAGACCCCCTGTGCCGGAGCCTGGCATGAATGTCTTCGTCGGCCTCATCGAGGTTCTGCTCACGATCAGCGTGCTGACTCACCTTGTGGGCCAATACCTCGTCGTGAACAAGCTCTGGCCCAGGCGTGCGGTGAAGGAAGTGTCGGAGAGCATTTCGATTTCGGCGGCGTTCTTGGGTTTGGCCACGTCCTTGCCGTTCCTGATCCACTTCGTCGTGATCCAACGTGATCCGGCGTCCGCCATCCGCATTGTGATCAGCATCGGGACGGGCATCGTCTTCGTCCTGATCGGCTCCGGACTCTTCGTGCGCCAGTACAGGGGCCGAGGCTTCACGGGGCTCGTACTCGGTGCGCTCCGACTCGAGCGCAAAGAGTCGGCCGATTTAGTGAAGGCGCTCGTGCAGCCCAAGGGAGCGAACGAACTCATCCGGATCTTCGAGACGATGGCCACGGTGGACAAGCATGTGGACACGCGCGAGATCGAGATGATCGAGCAGTTCGCGCGCCGGTGGCGCGTCGATCCTCCGTCACTGCGGGAGGGGGACGTGGAGGAGCAGGGCGACATCGTCGCACTCCGGGAGCACGTGGTCGCATACCTCCAGGTGTCACCGCCGCCCGAGCAGGCGGAGGAACTGCTGGACGTTCTGCATCTGTTCGTGCAAGCCGACGCGCACGTCTCAACGGAGGAGGAGCTCGTGCTCGAGGAGCTCACGGGACTGATCACGCAATACGTCTCGGGCTCGGCCGGTGAGCGCACGATGTACGAGGTCGTGATCGTGCCGCAGAGCGACGAGCAGATCGATGCCGTCCGGTCGTTGCTGCCGGGTGTCGAATCCAAGAGTGCTCGAGGCGGTACGGTTTTTTCTGCCGGCCGCTTTTTTTCCTCGAGGTACGCCGAAGCCGTGTGCGACAAGTACATCGCGCTGGGACTCTTTACCGCTACGGTGGACCCATGAGTTGGATCTCCAGGCCGCGCCAGGCACATGCCCTCTGCCAAGCGCCTGACCGTGCCCATTGAGGCAGGGGAGATGGACGGGGCCCACTGAGCCGGCTAGTCTGCCCCGCCGAGAAACTCCCGATACCAGAGGACCCATGGCCGACGAGAACAATGCCCGCCACGCGGAGTACTGGCGGCGCAACATCCGCTACGTCGGAATCCTGCTCGCCGTCTGGTTTCTGGTGTCTTTTGGCTTCGGCATCTTTCTCGTCGAGCCGCTGAACACGATCACCGTGCCCGGCACTGCGTTCCCGCTTGGCTTCTGGTTCGCGCAGCAGGGTGCGATCTACGTCTTCGTGGTTCTGATCTTCGTCTATGTGAGGCTCATGAACCGGCTCGACACGGAGTTCGACGTGGGCGAGAGGGACGACACGTGACCGCTCAGCAATGGACCCTCGCGCTCGTCGCGGCCTCGTTCACGCTCTACATCGGCATCGCCGTCTGGTCCCGCGCCTCCTCCACCAAGGACTTCTACGTGGCGGGGACGAGCGTGTCTCCGCTCGCGAACGGCATGGCGACCGCCGCCGATTGGATGAGCGCCGCATCCTTCATCTCGATGGCGGGTCTGATCTCTTTCATGGGGTACGATGGCTCCGTCTATCTCATGGGATGGACGGGGGGATACGTACTGCTGGCGCTGCTGCTGGCGCCGTACCTGCGCAAGTTCGGGGCGTTCACCGTTCCGGACTTCGTGGGCGACCGCTACTACTCACAGACCGCGCGCATCGTCGCGGTCGTGTGCGCGATCTTCATCTCGTTCACTTACGTCTCCGGCCAGATGCGGGGCGTCGGCATCGTCTTCGGGCGATTCCTCGAAGTGGATGTGAACACCGGCGTGTACATCGGCATGGCGGTCGTCTTCTTCTACGCCGTGCTCGGAGGCATGAAGGGGATCACCTACACGCAGGTCGCTCAGTACTGTGTGTTGATCTTCGCGTATATGGTGCCGGCGATTTTCCTGTCGATCATGGTTACCGGCAACCCGATTCCGCAGCTGGGGTTCGGGGGAGTCGATCAGGCGTCGGGAATTCCATTGCTGGAGCGCCTGAACGGCCTCCACCAGGAGTTGGGCTTCGCGGAGTACACGTCGGGAACGAAGTCCATGCTGGACGTTTTCTTCATTACGACGGCGCTCATGGTCGGCACGGCCGGCCTACCGCACGTCATCATTCGTTTCTACACGGTGCCCCGCGTGAGGGACGCTCGCCTCTCGGTTGGTTGGGCGCTCGTCTTCATTTCGCTGCTCTATACGACCGCCCCGGCGATCGCAGTGTTCGCGCGCACCAACCTCATCAACAGCGTGTCTGAAACCCCGTATTCGGAGGTTCCGGAGTGGTTCACCAAGTGGGAGGAGACGGGCCTGCTCAGGTTCGAAGACGCCAACGGGGACGGCCTGATCCAGTTCGTCGGGCCCGACTCCCCGTTGACGAACGAGCTCTTCGTAGACAATGACATCATGGTGCTCGCGAACCCCGAGATCGCGGAGTTGCCCAATTGGGTGATCGGACTCGTCGCGGCGGGTGGCCTGGCGGCTGCGCTCTCGACCGCGGCCGGTCTGTTGTTGGTCGTGTCGTCAGCGATCAGTCACGACCTGCTGAAGCGGTCTCTGATGCCGGATATCAGCGAGCGTGGAGAACTCCTCGCCGCGCGCATCGCGGCGGGAGCCGCCGTGCTCGTCGCGGGCTATCTGGGGGTGCATCCACCCGGCTACGTCGCGCAGGTGGTCGCGTTCGCGTTCGGCCTGGCGGCGTCGTCCTTCTTCCCGGTCATCATCCTGGGCATCTTCTCGAAGCGCACGACGCGGGAAGGCGCGATTCTCGGCATGGTTTCGGGCATCGCGCTCACGGGGACCTACATCGTCTGGTTCACGTTGATGCATCCCGAGCTCAGTAACGCCGACAACTGGTGGCTCGGGATCAGTCCGCAGGGTATCGGCACCGTGGGCATGTTGCTCAACTTCGCGGTGACGATGACCGTTTCGCGCTTCACGCCCGAGCCACCTGCGCACGTGCAGCGCCTCGTGGAGTCGATCCGAGTACCGAGGAGTGGGGCCGGCGAGGCCAGCGCCTAGCGCAGGTGGGAAGGCGCGCTTCAGCCTCACCTGCGCCCAGAATACGATCTCTCCGAGTGGCGTAGAACGACCCGCTC contains:
- a CDS encoding transposase, which translates into the protein MRRHEQLSLDRPWIEHRHASELAKMSQILDSHPDMAELIEQDLVRGVCHPERGARGMSGDQVLRALVLKQMNEFSYELLSYHLADSASYRTFCRLGALGSTPSRSALAENLKKVRPETLERIQRIVLRHAAESGVERGRKVRIDATVVEANIHAPTDSNLLWDGVRVLTRLLKRAGKRFGFGLWADHRRRAKRRMLAIENTGSKRKRGDAYRDLLKVSHKVVGYAQRAANYLCVQHLGDSEAQELASELTHYVELLLRVIDQTERTSLNTSIMEGSRPMSCGSAPVSATPDGSVVSRPRFLPPSVDSRSARTRRSVLRSWVRSRGLIRNSTAPSRMAAATVGRSSYAVIRITLGLRSRSLRTRRNSSPLMPGIRTSESTTSASLSLKASSAASPEAAVRTLRVSDSSASESTVRI
- a CDS encoding sodium:solute symporter family protein, giving the protein MEAWVVATGMIVLYLALTIVLGIVANRRMTGDMEDFLLYGRKAGFVVLYLTVVASFHSSFAFLGSGGFFYTHGVGFWAAGTWTLLVGAITYVIGTRIWALGKAFGYMTPADMLADFYESDAVRVTVAVVSVVFTILYIQVQAQGLGYIINVASGDRISFEAGTLVLLIVAAVYLMAGGLRAVYWTDVLQGIWMYVAIWVGALVLSYELFGGPLELWRAVSEQRPDLLSLPGPKGFFTPGMWIGMTITLSFGIVFQPHMMIRYYTAIDGKTIKLLGATTPIYLMTLYIPAAMVGLGGALVMPGLEGAEADRIFPELLFAYTNPWLTGAILAGATAAAMSTLDSILHANMTVLTRDVYQRFIRPNESQGHYINVGRAIVVGLLVIGYLLSVGTFDYLVVLVTLSGAGALQLMPAILGVCFPGGRTLTRAGVVAGIAAGLVTLYVTLVVSPHPLGMHGGLWGLLVNTAVALNVSAYTTPPSAETIERVHGEVERFVYGTEE
- a CDS encoding cyanophycinase, which encodes MLGKTARGGLLAWVVTLMLAMSMPALAQQQSAPPEVGPENGSLVIVGGALRSPEIYRRFIELAGGPDAHIVMIPTAGGAAEYDQYYQGLNRWRENGARNMTVLHTTDRSVADSDDFVAPLKTADAVYFFGGRQWHLVDAYAGTKTEDEIRKVLDRGGVIGGSSAGASIQGSFLVRGDTRTNTIMMGDHQVGFGYLRNVGIDQHVLKRNRQFDMIEVIEAHPELLGIGLDENTAIVVQGDNFQVIGESYAIIYDSGATTGTDGKFYFLAPGDRFNLATRQATRAATTQRAIDNVEKKPWGGGR
- a CDS encoding alpha/beta hydrolase, translating into MAAGFVDRLIFFPPAPSYDEGTQGLVRLESATGDEIAAFHLKTPGAAITVLFAHGNAEDLGDGFSHAERYAELGISVLSFDYPGYGLSTGKPTEEGTYAAADAAYRYLREQLHLDAAAIVAHGRSLGGSVMIDLASRVPVGGLIIESSFVSVYRVVTRARLLPVDQFESLAKLDDVTAPVLVVHGQRDEVIAPWHGRRLFEALPAHRRSSLWVEDAGHNDLAEVAGQSYWDALSTFAAGVEDALPAGA
- a CDS encoding TerB family tellurite resistance protein, with the protein product MNVFVGLIEVLLTISVLTHLVGQYLVVNKLWPRRAVKEVSESISISAAFLGLATSLPFLIHFVVIQRDPASAIRIVISIGTGIVFVLIGSGLFVRQYRGRGFTGLVLGALRLERKESADLVKALVQPKGANELIRIFETMATVDKHVDTREIEMIEQFARRWRVDPPSLREGDVEEQGDIVALREHVVAYLQVSPPPEQAEELLDVLHLFVQADAHVSTEEELVLEELTGLITQYVSGSAGERTMYEVVIVPQSDEQIDAVRSLLPGVESKSARGGTVFSAGRFFSSRYAEAVCDKYIALGLFTATVDP
- a CDS encoding DUF4212 domain-containing protein, with the translated sequence MADENNARHAEYWRRNIRYVGILLAVWFLVSFGFGIFLVEPLNTITVPGTAFPLGFWFAQQGAIYVFVVLIFVYVRLMNRLDTEFDVGERDDT
- a CDS encoding cation acetate symporter, whose amino-acid sequence is MTAQQWTLALVAASFTLYIGIAVWSRASSTKDFYVAGTSVSPLANGMATAADWMSAASFISMAGLISFMGYDGSVYLMGWTGGYVLLALLLAPYLRKFGAFTVPDFVGDRYYSQTARIVAVVCAIFISFTYVSGQMRGVGIVFGRFLEVDVNTGVYIGMAVVFFYAVLGGMKGITYTQVAQYCVLIFAYMVPAIFLSIMVTGNPIPQLGFGGVDQASGIPLLERLNGLHQELGFAEYTSGTKSMLDVFFITTALMVGTAGLPHVIIRFYTVPRVRDARLSVGWALVFISLLYTTAPAIAVFARTNLINSVSETPYSEVPEWFTKWEETGLLRFEDANGDGLIQFVGPDSPLTNELFVDNDIMVLANPEIAELPNWVIGLVAAGGLAAALSTAAGLLLVVSSAISHDLLKRSLMPDISERGELLAARIAAGAAVLVAGYLGVHPPGYVAQVVAFAFGLAASSFFPVIILGIFSKRTTREGAILGMVSGIALTGTYIVWFTLMHPELSNADNWWLGISPQGIGTVGMLLNFAVTMTVSRFTPEPPAHVQRLVESIRVPRSGAGEASA